From a single Intestinibaculum porci genomic region:
- a CDS encoding branched-chain amino acid transporter permease, whose amino-acid sequence MKMTMMQAIITVAVVVLATVLTRFLPYLIFPEGKPIPKTIQYLGQVLGPAVFSLLVIYCLRHVEWFTSSSHGMPEIIGVVVTALVYKLKRQMILSMALGTAVYMVLVQFVF is encoded by the coding sequence ATGAAAATGACGATGATGCAGGCGATCATTACTGTCGCCGTTGTGGTTCTGGCGACGGTTTTGACCCGTTTTTTACCTTATCTCATCTTTCCGGAAGGAAAGCCTATTCCTAAAACAATCCAATATCTTGGTCAGGTTTTAGGTCCGGCAGTCTTTAGTTTATTAGTGATTTACTGTTTACGTCATGTAGAGTGGTTTACAAGCAGCTCTCATGGTATGCCGGAAATCATTGGCGTGGTCGTCACGGCGCTTGTTTATAAGTTAAAACGTCAGATGATTTTATCGATGGCCTTAGGCACAGCGGTTTATATGGTTCTTGTCCAGTTTGTTTTTTAA
- a CDS encoding aminotransferase class I/II-fold pyridoxal phosphate-dependent enzyme, whose amino-acid sequence MNYADRMSVFGESIFTTLAKMRYQRSAEGKEVIDLSIGAPNIPPALRIREIISKEALDPKNYVYAITDLTDLQNAVAAWYARRYGVKIDAQNEVSSLLGSQEGLSHLALTLINPGDIVLVQDPCYPIFRDGPLLAGADVHYMPLLKENDYLIDFEAIDEEVAKKAKLMVVSYPNNPTCAIANDDFYHRLIAFAKKYDIIVLHDNAYSELLYTTPGHSFLEYEGAKDVGLEFNSLSKTYGLAGARIGFAIGRKDLIDEIKVLKSNLDYGMFLPIQKAAIEAITGDQRCVEETRNAYRHRRDLLVDGCQAIGWNIEKPLGTMFVWAKIPDHYQDAESFTYDLFNKTGVLVVPGNAFGTHGEGYVRMALVQDDETIKHALEVMDASGIFQSH is encoded by the coding sequence ATGAACTACGCAGACCGTATGAGCGTCTTTGGGGAAAGTATTTTTACGACGCTCGCAAAAATGCGCTATCAACGAAGCGCAGAAGGAAAAGAAGTTATCGACTTAAGCATTGGGGCCCCCAATATTCCCCCCGCTTTAAGAATTCGTGAAATCATATCGAAAGAAGCTTTAGACCCGAAAAATTATGTCTATGCCATTACCGATCTGACGGATTTACAAAATGCTGTGGCCGCCTGGTACGCGCGTCGTTACGGCGTTAAAATTGACGCGCAAAATGAAGTCAGCTCTTTATTAGGCTCCCAGGAAGGCTTATCTCATTTAGCCCTCACTTTGATCAATCCTGGAGATATTGTCTTAGTGCAGGATCCCTGCTATCCCATCTTTCGTGATGGACCATTATTAGCGGGCGCTGATGTGCATTATATGCCATTACTAAAGGAAAATGATTATTTAATTGATTTTGAGGCTATCGATGAAGAGGTGGCAAAGAAAGCCAAATTAATGGTTGTCTCTTATCCTAATAATCCTACATGTGCCATCGCCAATGATGATTTCTATCATCGCCTGATCGCCTTCGCTAAAAAATATGACATCATCGTCTTACACGATAATGCCTATTCTGAGTTACTTTATACAACGCCAGGGCACTCTTTCTTAGAATATGAAGGGGCCAAAGATGTTGGCTTAGAGTTTAATTCCCTTTCTAAAACCTATGGCTTAGCGGGTGCGCGCATTGGCTTTGCGATCGGCCGGAAAGATCTGATTGATGAAATCAAAGTTTTAAAATCGAACTTAGACTATGGCATGTTCCTGCCAATTCAGAAAGCCGCTATTGAAGCGATCACTGGTGATCAGCGATGCGTTGAAGAAACCCGTAATGCTTATCGTCATCGCCGTGATTTACTCGTTGATGGCTGTCAGGCCATTGGCTGGAATATTGAGAAGCCTTTAGGAACCATGTTTGTGTGGGCGAAAATTCCTGATCATTATCAGGATGCTGAAAGCTTTACTTATGATTTATTCAATAAGACCGGCGTCTTAGTGGTCCCTGGCAATGCCTTTGGCACCCATGGCGAAGGTTATGTCCGGATGGCTTTAGTGCAGGATGATGAGACGATTAAACATGCCTTAGAGGTTATGGATGCAAGCGGAATCTTTCAAT
- a CDS encoding aldehyde dehydrogenase family protein, whose translation MNQHLLDTYQLYIGGKWRDASNGATMTTTNPANGETLATFADATKEDVDLAVEEAWKAFATWKHTTVKERAKILNAIADVIDANKEYLARVESMDNGKPIRETLTIDIPYAADHFRYFAGCILAEEGQATMLDSNTLSLILREPIGVVGQIVPWNFPFLMAAWKLAPVLASGDATVFKSSSTTPLSVLELARLTQDIIPAGVFNVITGRGSASGQFLLDHPKISKLAFTGSTEVGRSVAKAAADKLIPSTLELGGKSANIFFDDCDFEKAMDGLQLGILFNQGQVCCAGSRVFVQEGIYDRFVEEAVKRFNAVKVGDPLDPTTQMGAQINKRQLDKILSYVEIGQKEGAHVACGGYALTEGDYAKGSFMAPTLLVDVTNDMRVAQEEIFGPVAVIIKFKDEADVIAMANDSQYGLGGGVWSENLNRAIRVSRAIETGRVWVNTYNQIPEGAPFGVVKTSGIGRETHKVILEHYTQMKNIMIDLSDKPSGFYPN comes from the coding sequence ATGAATCAGCATTTACTAGATACATATCAATTATATATTGGCGGCAAGTGGCGTGATGCCAGCAATGGTGCCACGATGACCACCACCAATCCGGCTAACGGCGAAACCTTAGCAACCTTTGCGGATGCCACAAAGGAAGATGTCGATTTAGCCGTTGAAGAAGCCTGGAAAGCTTTTGCGACCTGGAAACATACAACGGTCAAAGAGCGGGCGAAAATTCTTAATGCCATCGCTGACGTCATCGATGCCAATAAAGAATATTTAGCCCGCGTAGAATCCATGGATAATGGCAAACCAATCCGTGAAACGCTCACGATTGATATTCCTTATGCAGCCGATCACTTCCGTTATTTTGCCGGCTGTATTCTCGCTGAAGAAGGACAGGCGACCATGCTTGATAGCAACACGTTAAGTCTCATCTTAAGAGAACCAATTGGGGTTGTCGGGCAGATTGTTCCTTGGAACTTTCCCTTCCTAATGGCAGCCTGGAAACTAGCCCCTGTTTTGGCGAGCGGCGATGCGACAGTCTTTAAATCCTCTAGTACCACTCCATTATCGGTCTTAGAGTTAGCCCGCTTAACACAGGATATCATCCCTGCTGGCGTTTTCAATGTGATCACTGGGCGCGGCTCAGCCTCTGGGCAGTTCTTATTAGATCACCCAAAAATCTCTAAACTTGCCTTCACCGGCTCGACGGAAGTAGGCCGCAGCGTCGCTAAAGCGGCCGCTGATAAACTCATTCCAAGCACTTTAGAATTAGGCGGAAAATCAGCGAACATCTTCTTTGATGACTGCGACTTTGAAAAAGCCATGGATGGCTTACAGTTAGGGATTCTCTTCAATCAGGGACAGGTTTGCTGCGCAGGATCCCGCGTCTTTGTCCAGGAAGGTATTTATGATCGTTTCGTCGAAGAAGCGGTCAAACGTTTCAATGCTGTGAAAGTTGGTGATCCATTAGATCCGACAACACAGATGGGCGCGCAGATCAATAAACGTCAGCTTGATAAGATCTTAAGCTATGTCGAAATCGGTCAAAAGGAAGGTGCCCATGTTGCTTGCGGCGGTTATGCCTTAACAGAAGGCGATTATGCGAAAGGCAGCTTTATGGCCCCTACCCTCTTAGTAGATGTCACCAACGACATGCGTGTCGCTCAGGAAGAAATCTTTGGTCCTGTCGCAGTGATCATCAAATTCAAAGATGAAGCCGATGTCATTGCCATGGCTAATGATTCGCAGTACGGTCTTGGCGGCGGGGTCTGGAGCGAAAACCTCAATCGTGCCATTCGCGTATCTCGCGCGATTGAAACGGGCCGTGTCTGGGTTAACACTTATAATCAGATTCCGGAAGGTGCCCCATTTGGCGTCGTCAAGACATCGGGCATCGGTCGTGAAACCCATAAAGTCATCTTAGAGCACTACACACAAATGAAAAACATCATGATTGATCTTTCGGATAAACCTTCTGGTTTCTATCCAAACTAA
- a CDS encoding LytTR family transcriptional regulator DNA-binding domain-containing protein: MYSLPDEQEVMHYFSLQELIWIYHRKPWVVLYLRKENVIITEKSFRLFKKQVKKDTIIRIDKNCYINMTVIDQLINHQVYIGKACFTITPHYFKSFIEAYINRKY, from the coding sequence ATGTATTCACTCCCTGATGAGCAGGAAGTGATGCATTATTTTTCTCTTCAGGAGCTCATATGGATTTACCATCGTAAACCCTGGGTGGTTTTGTATCTTAGAAAAGAGAACGTGATTATTACCGAGAAAAGCTTTCGGCTTTTCAAAAAGCAAGTAAAAAAAGATACGATTATTCGCATCGATAAAAACTGTTATATTAATATGACGGTGATTGATCAGCTGATCAATCACCAGGTTTATATCGGGAAGGCGTGTTTTACCATTACGCCACATTATTTTAAAAGCTTTATCGAAGCTTATATCAATCGGAAATATTAA
- a CDS encoding AzlC family ABC transporter permease, which produces MNELKAAFPKTIPVMFGYVFLGMTYGVLMVTHGFPIWLPVLTAAIIYTGSMEFLMTDILLSSFHPFSAFMTALMIGARHLFYGLAMLKKYHGAKGYKFYLIYTTSDETFAVNYDAYVPPTLNRYRFYFFVSLLDQLYWIAGCALGAFFGSLISFNTEGLSFVMTAMFVSIFMSQWLKDGDRLKKQGSYCFKDYVIIHGPQLLGLAGSLICLILFGPDRFIVPAMMTILVFLLLFRRCYEEDPV; this is translated from the coding sequence GTGAATGAATTAAAAGCAGCATTTCCAAAAACCATTCCCGTGATGTTTGGTTATGTCTTTTTAGGAATGACCTATGGGGTTTTGATGGTGACCCATGGTTTTCCGATCTGGCTGCCTGTTTTAACCGCAGCGATTATTTATACTGGTTCGATGGAATTTTTGATGACCGATATTCTCTTATCATCATTTCATCCGTTTTCGGCCTTTATGACAGCCTTAATGATTGGTGCGCGCCATCTCTTTTATGGTTTGGCAATGTTAAAAAAATACCACGGCGCAAAAGGGTATAAGTTTTATCTCATCTATACGACGAGCGATGAAACCTTTGCGGTGAATTATGATGCGTATGTTCCGCCAACCCTTAATCGTTATCGTTTTTATTTCTTTGTCTCACTGCTCGATCAGTTATACTGGATCGCTGGCTGCGCTTTAGGGGCTTTTTTTGGCTCTCTGATCTCCTTTAATACCGAAGGCTTATCCTTTGTCATGACGGCAATGTTTGTCTCGATTTTTATGAGCCAATGGCTAAAAGATGGGGATCGTTTAAAAAAGCAAGGAAGCTATTGCTTTAAAGATTACGTGATCATCCACGGCCCGCAGCTGCTTGGCTTAGCTGGCTCGCTCATTTGTCTCATCCTTTTTGGTCCGGATCGCTTTATCGTTCCGGCAATGATGACAATTCTTGTCTTCTTATTGCTTTTTAGACGATGCTATGAGGAGGATCCAGTATGA